One Desulfosoma caldarium genomic window, GTCAGCCTTGATCTCGGCCAATGAGCGGCGGCTAAAGGCCTGTCCCTTGTAAACGGGGCAAAAGGCGCAGCGGTTCCAGGGGCAGTTTCTGGTGAAGCGCAGAAGCAGACTGCGGGATTCACTGGGTGGTCGAATGGGTCCTTGTTCAAAGTCAAAACGCATACCAAACCTCCATGGTCGGGCCAAAGTCGCCCAATGGTTGAGTTTCTTCAACGGTGTCAGTATACTGTACAAGGTGTTGTGCCCCGAGAGTCAAGCCACGATTCGACGAGGAGTTTAAGGCATGGCGGAAGAAAAGTTCACGGCCGTCTATCTCATGGTGAGGCAGGAGGAACTGCGCCCCGAGGATCAAGGGTCCTACGAAAGGCCGCTGGCGGAGCAAAAGGAAGCCTGCCTGGCTTTGATTCAAGAAAAACTTCCTCCGCAAGAACAGGAACCCGTCAGCTTTTACACACGCCGCTCCCAGCTCTTCATGGATATGGAACGCAAAAAGGTCAAGCGGCTCGTGGT contains:
- a CDS encoding recombinase family protein, which translates into the protein MAEEKFTAVYLMVRQEELRPEDQGSYERPLAEQKEACLALIQEKLPPQEQEPVSFYTRRSQLFMDMERKKVKRLVVYEVERLAANRQELEGILFECRSAGIPILSVR